TCTGCCAGATTATTTAAATTAGTCGCAATTTGAAAATGTTCTGCTCCAAAAATACTTTTCCAAAGTTCCAGGGATTCTAAAAAATATTTTTCGGCTTGTGAGTAATTCCCTTGTGAATGGTAGAGTACTGCCAGATTATTTAAAGATTGTGCAACATCAGGATGTTCTGAACCTAAGAGACTTTTTCTAATAGTTAACGCTTGTAAATACAAGGGATTGGCTTCTAAATAACATCCTTGTATTCGATATAATTCTGCTAAGTTATTCAAGCTATCACAATATTCTGAATGCTCTGTTAGCTGCTGGCTTGACCCTAAGTTGACAGCTTCTTGGGCAATAATTATTGCTTGCTTGAAGTTTCCTTGTCCAGCAAGTTGCACAACCTGTAAGTTAAGTTGATTTAATTTTTCTAAGAGTTTTTTCATCTGCTAGTTCCAGATGCTTGTATATTTTTTAGTTTTGACTTTTCAATCAATTATTTATTTTACCTAAAATTGTTCATCATCAGTTTCCATCCCCGTGAGGGGTAAAGGAATTAAAACAGGAGCAACAGAATGGGGTTAGATCTTCAGTTTCGGTTTCCATCCCCGTGAGGGGTAAAGGAATTAAAACTAATTAATTACAGACAAAGTTACCTGTCTAACCAAAAGTTTCCATCCCCGTGAGGGGTAAAGGAATTAAAACTATTACCAAGTGTGTGAAGAAATTAAAGCAGATGACAGTTTCCATCCCCGTGAGGGGTAAAGGAATTAAAACACTTTGGAAATGAGGTGAACTGCTTCAGCAGTTTCATTTCATGTTTCCATCCCCGTGAGGGGTAAAGGAATTAAAACACTGGGAGGTATAGGAATTTTTCTAGGATTCCTAGGAGTTTCCATCCCCGTGAGGGGTAAAGGAATTAAAACCAGCTTCCTAAGCTTGGTATCATGGGGGATGATAAGCGTTTCCATCCCCGTGAGGGGTAAAGGAATTAAAACTACTGTCATGGATACGACTGTCGGTTTTGTTTTTTGTTAAGTTTCCATCCCCGTGAGGGGTAAAGGAATTAAAACCCTACCCTTTTAGAAGCCTTGTCCAGAGAGGGTTACAGATACCCATTTTCGCGGGGGGTCTAATTTACCTGTCAATAAGTATAGTTTATTGACAATTAGATACAGGTTAAGGCATCTCAAAATCATACCCAGCAAGCTTTTCGCGGGGGTCAACGAAATCATAAGGGTTTCAGGGAACGCTCTACCCCCGCGAAAAACTTACGTATGAAAAGTCAAACTAAGCACTTTTACTTTTATTTTGAAACCTGATATTAAGTTTTCAAGGTTCTGTGGCTATGAGCAGTAGTATAACAAACTACTTCAAGTTTTGAACGCCTAAACTATTAACTTTTTTATCGTACAGTAATCATGTAATCTGTATACCAAAGTTGATAGTCTCCGCATTCAGTCACATATTTTAGTAACTCTATAAGATGACTTGCTTCTAGTGACAAAACCTTATCATTCTCTTGCCGTAACCAGTCTAATGTAGGTACTTCCTTGGTAAGGACTGCGATAATTTCCTCCTTACCTGGTTCGCCTTCTATTGGGAAAGATGTCATTGGCGAACCTTCTTGAGGCAGAGTTGTCTTACCTGTATTCAAGTGCGGCTGGGGAGCAAAACACGACGGACAAAAACACGATAGTTGTCCAGATGTATCTTTTTGCAACAGTAGTAAATATCCAGGAGTCTCTAAGTTGATTTCAAAACGAATAAAGCTACCTACCTGGACTGACTTTTCATAACGACTCGGTAAATTCTTCCCCCAACCTAGTGTTTCCTCTTTTACTAAGACTAGCCCCATTTGTTCAGTAGGAGAGCTTAATGATTGAAGTTGCTGCCAAAGCTTATCGAGGGGTGTGAGTTCTTGGGTTTCGGCTTCTTCACCAAATACAGCGATATCTTTCCAGTCTAAGTCCAGGAAAACACAAATCTCTTGGAAGTTTGTGCGATATATCGGTTTACTGTTGAGGAAATTATTAACAGTTGTGTAACCTAATCCTACCTCCATAGCAAAATCTGTTTGAGTTAAATTTCTGGCTTTTAAGGCTTTTCTTGCCAGCTTCACACCTTCATCTGATGCAGCCAGAGTCCTGCTCATAATAAGTAAAAAGGTAAAAATAAAAGAATTTTATATAAGTCATATACGAAGTCATATACAAGAGTCAATAACTCATACACGAACTCATATATGGCACTGCAACAATTAAATCAAAGGTACTGTAAGGGATTCGACACCTTTTAAAACACATATTACATTTTCAGTCCATTTTAACGGACTTTCGCTACTCGCCCTTGAGATCATAAACCCCAAGCAGGTTGAAAGCGTGTCGATAATCTTACGTTTACCTTTTTACTTTTACCTTTTTAGTTTTGATTATGTTCACTAAAGAACACCTCCATTTCGCATGGTTACAAGTCCGTGCGGGAAGTAAGGCTGCGGGGATTGATGGTATTTCTGTTGACTTATTTGAGTCAATGGCTACCGAACAATTACAGAAGCTCGAATATCAACTACACCACGAAACTTACACTCCAAGCCCTGCTAAAGGGTTTTACATCCCCAAAAAAAACGGCAGTAAGCGGTTAATTGGTATCCCTACTGTGCGGGATAGAATTATCCAGCGTTTACTACTCGATGAATTGTATTTCCCCTTAGAAGATACGTTTATTGATTGCAGCTATGCCTATCGTCCTGGACACAGTATTCACCAAGCAGTACAACATTTATATGGATACTATCAGTATCAACCAAAATGGATTATCAAAGCCGATATTGCTGATTTCTTTGACAATCTTTCTTGGTCATTATTGTTAACTGCATTGGAGGAATTATCACTTGAACCAATTGTATTACAGTTACTAGAACAACAGTTGAAGTCAGGAATTATCGTTGCTGGACAATATCGTAACTTTGGTAAAGGAGTATTACAAGGTGGGGGACTTTCTGGTGCTTTAGCAAATTTATACCTGACTAATTTTGATCGAAAATGTCTCAGTCAAGGTATTAATTTGGTGCGGTACGGGGATGATTTTGTCATCGCCTGTAAGAGTTGGCAAGAAGCAAACCGTATCCTTGACAAAATTACTGTTTGGTTAGGAGAAGTTTATTTAACTCTACAACCAGAGAAGACACAGATTTTTACTCCCAAGGATGAGTTTACTTTTTTAGGTTATCGCTTTGCTGGCGGTGAAGTTTATGCACCACCGCCACCCAAACCTGTACTCGCTGGGGAATGGGTAATTAATGATTCGGGTACACCTTATTTTCGCAGAAAACCAAGACCAGCGAAACCAGTTTCTCGTCCTCCCAAAGCTTGCAGTATTGACAAGCCGAGCAATTTTCCGAAAGCATCAATTTCTCATTATTGGCAGGAAACCATGACTACTTTATATATAACCGACCAAGGTGCTTATTTGAGCATCAAAAATCAACAATTTCAAGTTTATCATCAAGGTGAATTGCGGATTAAGGTTCCAGTTAGTCGAGTCAGCAATGTTGTGCTGTTTGGTTGTTGTAATGTATCACATGGTGCGGTGAGTATGGCGTTGCGGCGACGGATTCCGATTATGTATTTGTCACAAAAGGGCAGGTACTTTGGTAGGTTGCAAACAGAAGGTGATGCTAAGGTTGAATATTTGATGTTACAGGTTGAGCGTTGTCAAAATACCGAGTTTACCAGAAAGCAAGCTGAAGCGATAGTTCGGGCAAAGTTGCATAATTCCCGGATATTATTGATGCGGTTAAACCGTCGTCAAAAATCTAAAAATGTAGATGAAACAATCATCAAAAAGGCATCTAATGAATTAGAGATTTTGATGAGCAAACTACCTTTTGCAGATAATATGGATATGCTGCGGGGATATGAAGGAAGGGCGGCGACAATTTATTTTCAAGCACTGGGAAGTTTATTTTCTGGTTCGTTTACGTTTGAAAAGCGCACCAAGCGTCCACCCACTGATCCCATTAATAGTATGCTCAGTTTGGGGTACACTCTATTAAGCCAAAATGTTTATTCGTTCATCCAATCTGTAGGATTGCATACTCATTTTGGGAATTTACACGTCCCCCGCGATAATCATCCAGCGCTAGTTTCTGATTTGATGGAAGAATGGAGGGCTGGTTTGGTCGATTCTTTAGCAGTTTATTTAGTCAATTCAGAAGTTTTTACAATTGATGATTTTACGCTACCCGACGAACGAGAAGGGGTGTATTTTCAAGCTCATGCACTCAAGAAGTTTCTGAAACATTGGGAAGAGAAATTGCAATCAGAAATGACGCACCCTCATACTGGACAAAAAGTAGTGTACCGTCGCGCTCTTGAGTTGCAGGTACGAGAATATATTTCATGCTTGAAGGGTGAAGTGGAAGTGTATCGACCAATGATTTGGGAGAAATAAGCTGTTCCACAAATAACCTTGCATAACCGAGGCGGTAGTAGAGAAAACTTATGTTAAGTTCGTGTTTGATGCTGTGAAAAGTCAGAGTACTTTGTGATACTATCTAAAACAACAGACAGAACCTTGAAAACTTAATCTGACGTTTCCAAGTGAATCTCAAAGTACTTGTTTTTACTTTGTGTACGTAAATTTTTCGCGGGGGTCAGGCGATTGCCAAAACCCTTATGATTTCGTTGACCCCCGCGAAAAGCTTTCTGAGTAAGCTTTTGAGAAGGGTCTACTAGGACTAAATTCTCAATAGATGTAGCTTATTGACAGGTAAATTAGACCCCCCGCGAAAATGGGTATCTGTAACCCTGTCTGCATAAGGCTTCTAAATGGGTAGGGTTTTAATTCCTTTACCCCTCACGGGGATGGAAACTGATTTGATCCGCCAGCTACCCAACCAGCAAGGTTAGCAGTTTTAATTCCTTTACCCCTCACGGGGATGGGTGCGACTATCGGTTGCACGTAGAGAGTGAGTTCCTCAGAAAAACTCGTGGCAAGTGTCAAAAGCCAGTACCCGCCCGAAGGGGCATTGCGGGTAACTGCGATGTTTCAGAGCTAGGGCTATATAATAACGATACTTGCCTTTTAGATGAACTCGTGGGAAAGTACTTTTTAGAAAATATCTAAAATCTATCGACTTACCGTAGTTAAATCAGTAACATCAACTTACTGGTCGAACTATTGCCCACAGAGACATCAAATTAAAATCATGAGTCAAGTTTTAACAGAAGTCCTATCAGCTAACCACGCTTACGTCGAAAATTTTGGTGACAAAGGCGACCTCACTATCCCGCCGGCTCGTCGATTTGCTATTCTCACCTGTATGGACGCTAGACTTGATCCAGCAAAATTTGCTGGATTGGCTGAAGGAGACGCCCATGTAATTCGGAATGCAGGTGGACGCGCTAGTGATGATGCAATTCGCTCTTTAGTAATCTCTTACAAGTTACTTGGCACTCGTGAGTGGTTCGTGATTCACCACACAAATTGTGGTATGGAAACCTTCACAGACCAAGTTATCCGAAATTTACTGGCGAATAGTTTGAAAACCGCCAAAATAGACGAAACGGGTTGGCATGATGTTAGTTCTGGAGGAGGTTCAAGCGAAGCCGAGTTTATTGACTGGTTGACTATCACTGAACAGGTACAAAGCGTCTATGCAGACGTGAAACGGATTCGCTTTCATCCATTAGTACCGTCAGAAATTCCAATTTATGGCTATCTATATGATGTCAAAACTGGGAAATTGATTGAAATTCCAGAAGCTACACAAGTTGGTCAGGCTAGCTAGTACCGCAAGTCAGAATTAAAAATTAAAAATTAAAAATTAATACAGGTTTTTATCAGGCTGCGGCATACCATCAGAATTACATAGCACGTCATCCGAGCGATCGCATTGCTCCCGTGAATGATTTGCCGAAGCCGATCAAACCTAAGTAAAAATCTGCTAAAGTTTCAATTACCCGGAATAGGGTGTATTTAAATCTGTAACAAATATTTATGCCTCCTCGTTGGCCTCGCAAACCTGATCGCAAAGACCCTGATTACCGCAAGATCGATGACCGGATGAATTTTGCCGTGCATGTGGCGATCGCTGCTACGATTAATTCTGGGTTATGGTTTTTTCACATCTTGAAAGCCACTACCTGGGAGTGGCTGCCGTTATTGACTGTAAGTTGGACAGGAATAGTATTGGTGCATCTAATCTATATTAGTGCGATCGCTAATTACAGCGAAACTCCACCTAAATCCACCTGAAGACGGACTGCTAATGCTAGGGCGATTGTAACCTGTGGTAGTGGAATCAGCCTGTTAATTGAGCAATAATGTAAAAAAGCCTGAGATTTCGCACTCTTTCTTAATGTAGGGTTATTTTTATGGCAAAGACTAACACCACAGAATTACTGGAAGCCCTAGCAGCTGAAATTGGCGAAAATGTCTACATAGACATTGCCAAATGGCATCTTTATTTATCTAATGCCAAGCTGCATACCCTTGTTGCTGAACAATTGTATCCCTTAATTACTTCCAATAATGTAAGTGAAGACCAAGTTTTAAAGGTCTTGAAATCAATTACGGTAAAAATTGGTGGCGGTAGAAGTGAACTTCCTTTAATCGATTTACTACCGCTACAATGCCAAGTTACTTTAGTAGATATTTTGGAAAAATATCAACGCGAAATCTAATCTCTACAACGAAGATTATTTGAATTAGACAATTTTCTCGGTCAGTATTTCCTGATTTGATTTGAAATGCTAGATTGAGGATTAAATTTTCATGTCAATTTTATAAAGATGAAAACCACAGAGACACATAGATAAATTTTGTGTAATTCATTTATGTGTCTCTGGTAAAAATTTCCTTTAACAATTAAGGAATCTCGACCTTCTAAATTGGTTGAGAGGCGAGTGAGTATATTTTGAGACTCACTCCTAACTTTCATGCAAACTTATTGAGGCAATCTCTATGCTTTTACAAATCAAAAACTCTGGTGAATTGGTAAAAATTCTGGAAATTCAAGAATTGCTTGACCCGAATAATGATGTCGTTCACGGACGAGAACAACAAGGTGAAGAAGAACAGCCACCTGATACTTTTAAGAAAGAAAATCTTGTTTTTCCTTCTGGTGAAGTTCTCCCACGCTGTTGGTTAGATGCCGATTATAGACACGATAACGGTTAATGATTTGAAAATCAGATAATTGGTAATCGGAATAAAAGGGAAAAGGTTAAAGGTTAAAGGTTAAAGGAGAAAGGGATGAACAGGTCGCGCCACTTGCAGGCAAGGTTTTTACCTTCCTCATAAAATTTGGATTATTTCGCGCCACTTGCGGGCGTTAGCGGAGCGGGACGCAGTACGGTTTTTACCTTTTCCCCTTCCCCTTTCCCCCTTCCCCTGCTTCATAAACTATTACCAATTATCAATAATAGGGTGGCAAATCTGTACCACCCTACTATGTGCCAGTTGATGATACTTCTGGTTCTGCTAACGTCGCCGTTTCATTCTGCTGAAACTTGGGGAAAAATGTCTTAGTAATCCAGTCAGTCAAGATGTGAGATAGTAATCCTAAAGGCCCAGCGAACAAAGACAAAGCCAAAGAGTGAATTGTCCAAATACCTGTTTTCTGTCCTTCCCAATAAATCCACCGACCGACGAATAAATCCATCACTAAAAAATGAATCCAACCTGTTGCCGCAGCTGTTTCATCTCCAAGGAATCGCGCAATATCAGCTAATTGAGGATTCGATAAAGCTTGGGCATTTTCTGGCGTAATGCTGTTAATAAACAAATATAAATATGTCCCTGCTAAAAGCACAAAGGGTAGATATGATGACATTATTTGACGTGTGACTTTCCAGTTTGGCAATAAAATCATCAACGCCCAAAATGGTAATACGAAAAGATTGGCAACGTTAAATAGTTGAGAAATCGTCATATTTTTGTCAAGTGAAAAGTGAAGAATTTTTGTTTTGAATTAACTAGTTATTTATAGGGACTTCCAAATAAAAAAATATTTAATTAACTCTTGTGGGGTGGGCATCTTGCCCGCTCAATCGATATGGCGGGCGAGACGCCCACCCCACAAGATTGGATAATTTATTTCTTGGAGTTCCCATAACTCTTAACTCTCAGGAGAAAGATTCTCGACTTATTTAAGAAGTCGGGGGTCTGGGTATAATTATAAAGCTACAAGTTGTGATTCAATTTCCGAAGACTTCAAATCACGCCCGATGAAAACTAAGCGCGTTTGCCTAGCCTCTTCTGGTTTCCAGGGGCGATCGTAAAATTTATCAAATCGGGTTCCCACGCCTTGCATGACTAAGCGCATGGATTTATTTGGCACTGCGACAAAGCCTTTAATCCGGTAAATTTCTTGTTGTTGTGCTAATTTTTCTAACTGCTGTTGCAGCTTTTCTGGGTCAAAGGTACGATCCAAAATTAAATTAGTTGAGGTAATTTCTTCGTCGTGATTGTGGTCTTCTTCGGTATCGTGATGACTAGGACGAGAATCTAAATTGTCTTCAACTGCGGCTTGGAATCCTAATAATATAGATGCATCAAGTTGAGAATGCCCGCCGTAGGCATCGGTCTCGACAATCTTCACCACTCTGGGCAACTCTTGCTTAATCAATTCCTCAACTCTGGCTTTTGTCTCGGCATCTACCAAATCAATTTTATTTAATACCACCAAGTCTGCACAAGCAAGTTGGTCTTCAAACAGTTCTTGCAAGGGTGTTTCGTGTTCTAGATTATCATCAGCTTGGCGCTGGGCTGCGATCGCCTCTAGATCGCTAGCAAATGTCCCCGCTGCTACCGCCGCACAATCTACCACCGTAATCACCGCATCTACAGTGGCAGCATTACGAATTTCTTGCCAACGAAAAGCCTTTACCAGCGGTTTTGGTAAGGCTAAACCAGAGGTTTCAATCAAAATGCAGTCGATGCTATCTCGCCGCTTGATTAACTCTTGCATCATCGGGTAAAACTCTTCTTGCACGGTGCAGCATAAGCAGCCGTTAGTTAATTCAAAGATATTAGTATTGATATCGCCCTCACCATCTTCGGGGCAAATTTGACAGGATTTTAACAATTCGCCATCAATACCGAGTTCGCCAAATTCATTGACTAAAACGGCAATGCGGCGTCCTTGGTTGTTTTGTAGTAGGTGGCGAATTAGGCTGGTTTTTCCACTACCCAAGAAGCCTGTAATCACTGTGACAGGAATTTTCGTAGCCATATTTTTGCCTGATTTACCCAGTATGGTAAGTTTTACGGGTTACAAACTTAAATACTGAGATTAAGCTTGGTTTGAAGATTGACTTAGTTATTTTAAGCTGAAAGTCTATGGCAAACCGGAAAACATTGCCGTTTTTGTGGAGTTTCGGTTTGGTTTTGATTCCTCAAATCACTGTGGCACAAACGGTTGAGGAGTTGGAACAAAAAGCGACATCTGCCGAAGAAGTGAAAAATTATGAAGAAGCCACTCATATTTGGCGAATAGCTCCAGAAAACGCTGATGCTAAAGATGCTCTCAAAAATTTAATCGCCTACTAAACATAATTGAGGGGCAATTTCCCCATGCTTGCTTTCACGAATCAAAAGCAGTCACAGGGCTATTGCCCCTAAATATTTTGAGCGTTTTTTAGCTATCGCTCTTTCTCCAAAAACACCTATGAATTATTTTTCATCAGGCTATCTGGAATTACAGCAGTTTGCAAGTAAATGAGATACAGAATCATCTGCCTCCTGCCTCAAAACCTGCTGCATGACTCTACACACAGCACTTATTACTCAGCAGTGACGAGTTCAGTACTACCGCGTGTACGACGCCGTGTGAGGCTGTTGTAAAGCATTACACCAATCGCCTTAATTAAATTGCCTTCCAATTCCTGGAACATTTTCATATTCGTGCCAAAAGCGGCATTAGCTTCATCAACGATGCGATCGGTTGTAGCATCATCAAGGGGTAATTCATCCAAAATTTGCCGATATTTGGCTTTGAATGCCTTCTCATCAGTAATTTCTGGAAACTCATAAAAAGCT
This Nostoc sp. C052 DNA region includes the following protein-coding sequences:
- a CDS encoding DUF4384 domain-containing protein; this encodes MSRTLAASDEGVKLARKALKARNLTQTDFAMEVGLGYTTVNNFLNSKPIYRTNFQEICVFLDLDWKDIAVFGEEAETQELTPLDKLWQQLQSLSSPTEQMGLVLVKEETLGWGKNLPSRYEKSVQVGSFIRFEINLETPGYLLLLQKDTSGQLSCFCPSCFAPQPHLNTGKTTLPQEGSPMTSFPIEGEPGKEEIIAVLTKEVPTLDWLRQENDKVLSLEASHLIELLKYVTECGDYQLWYTDYMITVR
- the cas1 gene encoding CRISPR-associated endonuclease Cas1: MFTKEHLHFAWLQVRAGSKAAGIDGISVDLFESMATEQLQKLEYQLHHETYTPSPAKGFYIPKKNGSKRLIGIPTVRDRIIQRLLLDELYFPLEDTFIDCSYAYRPGHSIHQAVQHLYGYYQYQPKWIIKADIADFFDNLSWSLLLTALEELSLEPIVLQLLEQQLKSGIIVAGQYRNFGKGVLQGGGLSGALANLYLTNFDRKCLSQGINLVRYGDDFVIACKSWQEANRILDKITVWLGEVYLTLQPEKTQIFTPKDEFTFLGYRFAGGEVYAPPPPKPVLAGEWVINDSGTPYFRRKPRPAKPVSRPPKACSIDKPSNFPKASISHYWQETMTTLYITDQGAYLSIKNQQFQVYHQGELRIKVPVSRVSNVVLFGCCNVSHGAVSMALRRRIPIMYLSQKGRYFGRLQTEGDAKVEYLMLQVERCQNTEFTRKQAEAIVRAKLHNSRILLMRLNRRQKSKNVDETIIKKASNELEILMSKLPFADNMDMLRGYEGRAATIYFQALGSLFSGSFTFEKRTKRPPTDPINSMLSLGYTLLSQNVYSFIQSVGLHTHFGNLHVPRDNHPALVSDLMEEWRAGLVDSLAVYLVNSEVFTIDDFTLPDEREGVYFQAHALKKFLKHWEEKLQSEMTHPHTGQKVVYRRALELQVREYISCLKGEVEVYRPMIWEK
- a CDS encoding carbonic anhydrase, which encodes MSQVLTEVLSANHAYVENFGDKGDLTIPPARRFAILTCMDARLDPAKFAGLAEGDAHVIRNAGGRASDDAIRSLVISYKLLGTREWFVIHHTNCGMETFTDQVIRNLLANSLKTAKIDETGWHDVSSGGGSSEAEFIDWLTITEQVQSVYADVKRIRFHPLVPSEIPIYGYLYDVKTGKLIEIPEATQVGQAS
- a CDS encoding DUF3181 family protein, which produces MAKTNTTELLEALAAEIGENVYIDIAKWHLYLSNAKLHTLVAEQLYPLITSNNVSEDQVLKVLKSITVKIGGGRSELPLIDLLPLQCQVTLVDILEKYQREI
- a CDS encoding acetyltransferase, which translates into the protein MLLQIKNSGELVKILEIQELLDPNNDVVHGREQQGEEEQPPDTFKKENLVFPSGEVLPRCWLDADYRHDNG
- a CDS encoding ABA4-like family protein, producing the protein MTISQLFNVANLFVLPFWALMILLPNWKVTRQIMSSYLPFVLLAGTYLYLFINSITPENAQALSNPQLADIARFLGDETAAATGWIHFLVMDLFVGRWIYWEGQKTGIWTIHSLALSLFAGPLGLLSHILTDWITKTFFPKFQQNETATLAEPEVSSTGT
- the cobW gene encoding cobalamin biosynthesis protein CobW; protein product: MATKIPVTVITGFLGSGKTSLIRHLLQNNQGRRIAVLVNEFGELGIDGELLKSCQICPEDGEGDINTNIFELTNGCLCCTVQEEFYPMMQELIKRRDSIDCILIETSGLALPKPLVKAFRWQEIRNAATVDAVITVVDCAAVAAGTFASDLEAIAAQRQADDNLEHETPLQELFEDQLACADLVVLNKIDLVDAETKARVEELIKQELPRVVKIVETDAYGGHSQLDASILLGFQAAVEDNLDSRPSHHDTEEDHNHDEEITSTNLILDRTFDPEKLQQQLEKLAQQQEIYRIKGFVAVPNKSMRLVMQGVGTRFDKFYDRPWKPEEARQTRLVFIGRDLKSSEIESQLVAL